One window of Botrimarina mediterranea genomic DNA carries:
- a CDS encoding PEP-CTERM sorting domain-containing protein (PEP-CTERM proteins occur, often in large numbers, in the proteomes of bacteria that also encode an exosortase, a predicted intramembrane cysteine proteinase. The presence of a PEP-CTERM domain at a protein's C-terminus predicts cleavage within the sorting domain, followed by covalent anchoring to some some component of the (usually Gram-negative) cell surface. Many PEP-CTERM proteins exhibit an unusual sequence composition that includes large numbers of potential glycosylation sites. Expression of one such protein has been shown restore the ability of a bacterium to form floc, a type of biofilm.), producing MLSINPKCAVNFRLSAVLTMVLSLANVSVSQTVVYTDSFQNEETLLTSGAVSTTGWVFNLDHPNQSDARFGYDYSLLQIPEAPRSAGGDAPQRGVALRTNVAAGNVDSAGVSLANADFSGKYMVEVDMWLNWSLDETQIGTTEHAGLFVGTDTVANPVNPDFPSSRGAGMIFSSDGDCSNCDFILLKNESELDTFSGQYSVTDFGFGNQNGFDNTDINTDPLNGELIDLPAIFPEFSIPLNPSFTQPAGAVGFQWLTLTAEVDPSGGSGPGPVKGTTKFTVTNASTGTSFVLGTVDNTILDDPDDGIATGEEPVDMEGQVTLVLVDFFTSVGRDLNEATVVFDNLVVTQLPDGLDGDYNNDGSVDAADYTVWRDGNSPDSTQAGYDLWADNYGATAPPSSAQSVPEPASIAAVALAMLGGLIAGRRCS from the coding sequence ATGCTTTCGATTAACCCGAAATGCGCGGTTAACTTCCGGCTGTCAGCTGTGCTGACGATGGTTTTGTCGCTTGCGAACGTCTCGGTGTCGCAAACGGTGGTTTACACCGACTCCTTTCAAAATGAAGAGACTTTGCTCACGAGTGGCGCGGTCAGCACGACCGGTTGGGTCTTCAATCTCGACCACCCGAATCAGAGCGACGCCCGCTTTGGATACGACTACTCGTTGCTGCAAATCCCCGAGGCGCCACGGTCGGCCGGCGGCGACGCTCCTCAGCGTGGGGTGGCGCTGAGGACGAACGTCGCCGCCGGGAACGTCGATTCGGCGGGCGTGTCGCTGGCGAACGCCGACTTCTCGGGAAAGTACATGGTTGAAGTCGATATGTGGCTCAACTGGTCGCTGGACGAGACGCAGATCGGTACGACCGAGCACGCAGGCTTATTCGTCGGCACGGACACCGTCGCGAATCCGGTGAACCCCGATTTTCCCTCGTCGCGGGGCGCCGGCATGATCTTCAGCAGCGATGGCGATTGCAGCAATTGCGACTTCATCCTCTTGAAGAATGAATCGGAACTCGACACCTTCAGCGGCCAGTACTCGGTCACCGACTTTGGCTTCGGAAATCAAAACGGCTTCGACAATACCGATATCAACACCGACCCGCTGAATGGCGAATTAATCGACTTGCCGGCGATCTTTCCGGAGTTCTCGATCCCGCTGAATCCCTCGTTCACTCAACCGGCAGGCGCCGTGGGTTTCCAGTGGCTTACGCTTACGGCGGAAGTCGATCCGAGCGGCGGATCGGGTCCCGGTCCAGTGAAAGGCACGACCAAGTTCACCGTCACGAATGCGTCGACAGGGACGAGCTTTGTCCTCGGAACCGTTGATAACACCATCCTCGACGATCCGGACGATGGCATCGCCACCGGCGAAGAGCCGGTCGATATGGAGGGCCAAGTTACGCTCGTGCTTGTTGACTTCTTCACTAGCGTCGGCCGCGACCTCAACGAGGCGACGGTTGTCTTCGACAACCTGGTGGTCACTCAACTCCCTGACGGGCTCGACGGCGACTACAACAACGACGGTTCCGTCGATGCGGCCGACTACACCGTCTGGCGAGACGGCAACTCTCCCGACAGTACGCAGGCCGGTTACGACTTGTGGGCGGATAATTACGGGGCGACCGCCCCGCCCAGTAGCGCGCAATCCGTCCCCGAGCCAGCCAGCATCGCCGCCGTCGCGCTCGCGATGTTGGGTGGCCTGATCGCGGGACGCCGTTGCAGCTGA